The Triticum urartu cultivar G1812 chromosome 6, Tu2.1, whole genome shotgun sequence genome includes the window GGTGCAATACCATTGATACCTGATGGAGATGAGCATAATTGTGATGCATGTCAATTCTGTCAGATGATATGAAACAAGTGTCTTCTTGCAGAAATGAGTGAAGGGAGGATATCGTCAATTCTAGGACACAAACCTAAAAATCCCGATCATCATATACATGTCGTCACATATCGTATGCAGGTGCTAAAACTTTCTATTATGTTCAGGTCCGTTTGGGATGGCATGATTCGGGTACATATGACAAAAATATTGAGGAGTGGCCACAGAGAGGTGGAGCCGACGGAAGCTTAAGATTTGATCCTGAGTTGAGTCATGGAGCCAATGCTGGTATTTTGTCACGCTAATTTCCTCAAACCTTGTACCTTGCCAAGTGTAGGGTAGTAGCTAAACCACTTGGATGTCTTGTTGCCAGGTCTTACTAGTGCTTTAAAGCTTATTCAACCAATCAAGGACAAATACCCAGGTATCACCTATGCAGATTTGTTCCAGTTGGCGAGTGCTACAGCAATTGAGGTTTCAGCCTTTCCTCTGCTCAAGTATCTTACTAGGTTATTCTGTCAGAATGACCCGTAGATTCTATGCATGTACTAATTTCTTTTGTCAATCCCATTCCAGGAAGCCGGTGGCCCGAAACTTCCGATGAAATATGGGCGGGTAGATATCACAGCACCTGAACAATGTCCACCTGAGGGGAGGCTTCCTGGTTTGTCTTTCTGCCAAATTCATGATTTTAGGAGCGATGTCTTCTTCTGCGTTTAAATGTCTGAATTTGCAACTTGGGAGGGTACTTATCAAGGTGAATAAACTGACTGATGTTAAATGCGTATGTTACGCAGATGCTGGCCCACGTTTACCTGCTGAACACCTTAGGGAGGTATTCTATAGGATGGGCCTTGATGACAAGGTGTGGGATGATGCTAGAAACTTGAAAAAAAAAACATGTCTGCTTGTGTGTTGCTGATAACTTGAGGTGTTTTGTGCAGGAAATTGTTGCATTGTCCGGAGCACACACACTTGGAAGGTCACGCCCTGACAGGAGTGGTTGGGGAAAGCCAGAAACAAAATATACAGTATGTTCTTCAATTAGGAGTCAAAACTCAAAACCCAAATCGTGCTTTAAAAATCTTTGCAACCTTATCTTACTTGATTCTGATTAGTTTCAACTGGTCAAGAATCATCTGGCCAAAATTAAGCTCTTAATTTTACATTGTGTCTACAGAAGGATGGGCCTGGTGAACCTGGAGGGCAATCATGGACGGCTGAATGGTTGAAGTTTGATAACAGTTACTTCAAGGTAGGCTCCCTTTCTTTCATGCTTTGCCGATTAAAATTTTGATTGAAGTGTCGATCATTTGAGGTGTCAACAATGGTTTCAGGACATAAAAGAGCAAAGAGATCAGGAGCTACTAGTATTGCCTACAGATGCTGCGCTATTTGATGACCCATCATTCAAGGTAAACCTAATTGTTGTCACTTTATGGCTGGTGATACTGCTATGAAATAGCAATACCTAAATTCACTTTTTGCGCACACGCAGGTATATGCGGAGAAGTACGCAGAGGACCAGGAGGCATTCTTCAAAGACTACGCCGAAGCCCATGCTAAACTGAGCAACCTTGGTGCAAAGTTTGATCCTCCTGAGGTGAGCTCGACATCCTCCCCTTTCAATGCCTAACGAGCAAACGCGACATAAAGGAAGTTCAGATCTTTAGGCTCTTGCATTCCACATGTACTTCTAGCTGCTCAAGTTTTGGTAAAACCTGACGCATGATTTGATATTACCCTGAAGGGATTCTCGTTGGACGATGACAAGGGTGCCGTGGCAACTGAAGAGAAGGTGGTTGCTGATCCAGCACCAACaagtgatactaatggcgcaggACCACAGCCAGAGCCCTTCGTTGCCGCCAAATACTCCTACAAGAAGGTTTACACTTATACAATCTATGCCTGGCTCTAAGATGTTTGGACGCAGCATGCTAGTCAAGTTGTGTGCCAAAATTTAAAAATGGGTGGCTCTGTGAGTATCTTTGAAATCTTTGGAAATTGTTTGTGTGTGAATTTTTGCAGAGAGAGTTGTCCGATACGATGAAGCAGAAGATCAGAGCCGAGTACGAGGGCCTTGGAGGCAGCCCAAATAAACCTATGAAGTCCAACTACTTCCTCAACATTATGATCGTGATCGCAGGATTGGCATTCTTGACGTCTCTGGCCGGGAACTAAGATCAGTGGTCTGATGAGTCTTTCTTCATTTTTCACCTGCTGTAATTAACCATTTTCCAGGGACTGGTCGACATGCAAGATGACCAATGCAAATACTTTTTGTCATCTTACGTCGTACAATAAAGATATTTCAGTGTGTTTGAAATGTTGCAACATTTAATATTTATGTCTAATAAATTCCCTAGCTGAGCATTGTGGAAATGGATATCAGAGATGGGCCTACATATCATCCTCTCCTGCCCCCTGGAATGGATATATTGCCCTAGTGGTATAAGATAGTGTGGTTGCCGGGCTATAAGGAATCATCGACACAGGCCCACCTACCCGTACTTATTATCAAAAGAGAAATGGTCCCCAGGAGAAACTATCATGATCAAAAGATCCTCTAATGCCCAAAGTGCGATGTGGCACAAAAACACATAGTGCAAATCTATAGAGGACAGTAAAAGTACACTAATAAAACTTAGGAAAGAAGTAAAAGTACCCTCAAAACAAGTATTAACAGACTAGTACTGTGTAAATTTGGAAATTGCGGAGGGTAATATTGCATTTGAGATTGTAATACCGACAAGAGTAAAACCGGTACATGTTACTAGTAGGTGTATAGAGAGTGCAGTGGAAAAGCATATACTGCAGGGAACAAAGAGTACAAGTCCATGATGGAGAGATATCCCGACAAATAATTAACCTACTAGTGATTCTCATTCACCTATTATCTTGGCTATAGCCATGGCCTCCCACTGGTTGTTCAAGCTAACCATGACAAACCTATTTACCTATCATACATGAACATTTGAGTAGCGTGTTTCCAGGAATTGAGCCATAAGCTTACAACCTACAATGGTTGAGGAACAGACTTTACTTTCGACGAGGTACTAGGTTGCGATGAATTGCACATATGCAGGAACTAAAATGAAGGATTTGATGGGAACTGTGGTTTCAGGATCTGTTGGCAACTGTTGGCAGACTGAAGAATATCAGTAGAAGAATCTATCATAAACTAGTGCCGATACAAGAATCTATCATGAAATCAAGTGAATGACTGACATGGTTATGTGTATTAATGCACAGTAAGTGATGAAACATAAATGTAAATGTTGCCTCCAATCTAACAATGCTAGCATATAATCACATAATGACGCCTTCTATTTTTACCAAACACACAGAATGGCGAATGCacagaaaaaaaaattcaaaagaaGAAACACATACATATTGAAGGATTACCACGACAGCTGGTGGACCATCTCTGTTTCTCACAAATCCCCTTGGTACTCCTACACCTGAGATCTGACTATCTCCATTTTCTGAACCGTAATCCTCCCGTCTGACCACACGGATCCTTGCCATAGCTGATAGGCCACACTGAAGAGGATCCACGTACATATTTCCATGGCTGGATAAACAAAATACTTCAAGAAAGGAATAAATAGATAACACACAaagtttctaccaaaatgcaggTGCCAAATTTCAGTTCCTCGGGAGTTCCTGCTTTTCCTGATTGTCACAGAAAGTGTTCATAGAACAGAATGTAaaatacagaacaacaatcagtTAAAACGGTTCTTCTGTTTGCTAGTATCTCCCTCCCGGCAGAAAATACAGCAATCAAATATGAGGAGGGACAGAAGCTCAGATTTACACAGCATACTGTGGATAGCAAAACTTAACAGTATAGCAGACATGGTGGTGTTGGTGTTTGAATTGCTTAACTCAGAACAAAAACTCTGCGCTATCATCAATCTATTGCTGCCACCGAGGTGGAAAATCCATAATGCAACCAAATAGGAGTAGATCACAATCCAGCTGAGAACACCGAAATCGCCCCCCTTTTGCTGCAGAAGAAATTACCACTAGTATCTGCAACCAGCAGCGCTGGCGACCAGCAGCTTGAATCGATTTGAAGCGCGTGATCCTGTGGATTGGCTAGGGCTTGGCGGGATCCGGGCTGGGGCGGGAGTCTACTCCTCCGGCTCCGGCTCCGGCCGCAGCTGCGCGCTTGCGGGCGATGAATGCCTCGAAGACCTCGCGGCGCCGGGCGGCCTTGGCGCGCGAGGGCTCGATGTTGGCGTAGGAGaggcgggcggcgacggcgatgaGGACGGCCCCGGTGAGGAAGAGGCCGGCCGTGGCGGCGCGCTGCCGCCGGGTCGCCGTGTACTGCAGCCACACCATCGCCTCCTACCAGTAGTACACGGACCCTAGTCTCGGCCTCTCGGAGAGTGGAAGACGGGATAGCAAGGTTACCGCAAAAGGAACAGTGAAGACGGGTTCTTGGAAATACGTGTTCGCGTGGAGAGCCCTGCGCACACAGCGAGCAGAGTTTTCTTAAGGTTCAGAGCAGAGCAATCGCGCAGAATCGTTGAGTCCGTCCAACGCGCCCGCGTTAAGCCGCCGCCGTTCCAGCTGATCCGATCTCgcctagcctttttctttttctttttgcgGGGATCTCGCCTAGCCTGACCGCTGATTCCGATCGCTTCGTAACACAAGCCACACGTTGTCCCTTCCAATCGCTTCTAGAAACAACCCGACAGCTCCGCTTCCGGATCTTCCTCGTTGCAACTCACTGACGACGTCATCGATTTACCGCCACGGCCATGATCTATTCACACGGAACTCCGTCGTCTCCGTCGATCATCCTCATCAACACCACGTCACCTtttgctcatgataccacttgttagaataattCGAGGCACTCTGTCGTTTtaccgaggaccaagcaatcacacaagcATGACATcaagatttgttaacgaggttcatcatcatggctacatccccggggtcTGAGGacgctcctccccgtgacaccgtcacaatacgccgGGCGCCGGCAaacgccgccggctccccctgCATACTTGTgttattatgttggcataggttacatcgtgtgtctacccccgctatatatgagagacTTAGGATACAAGTGTCCCATTAGGTCACAACTCCTACCCTGTCTACACACAGTCCAAAatcaagtccaactgtaacctaccttgacaataatattcgacacaattCTAACACTGTATACATAGACTCGGGGGTAGTTTGGTCTTTTCCTGTGCTTATAAatggaaaaggaaaaaaaatcactAAAAAGAGGTAAGTGGCATGGTAATCAAGGAGCCAACGGGTAGAGTGGCAATTTTGCGAAGCCAATCTTAAAAGTGGCAATTTAGAGAAGCCACACACTGAAAATGGCAAATACCCAATTTTCTCCTCTCGGAGAGTGGAAGACGGGATAGCAAGGTTAGCGCAAAAGGAATAGTGAAGACGGATTACTGTGAATCCGTGTTCCCGTGGAGAGCCCTGCCCCAGCGCACACAGCAATGAGAGTTTTCTTGAGGTTCAGAGCAGAGCAAAGAGCAAGAATGAGATCTTGAGTCTTTACTAGCATGACAGAGCAAATCCATCGGCGGCAAATTAACCAACTCGCATCATCAATTCATAAATGGACTAATTACAGCACGCACACACATGAGTACGTACACACACCACAGCTACAGAGGAGATCGACTCGCTACTGGCAGTACTAGACACTGTGTGTAATTGATCCTGCCTATCGACGATGACACTGGACAAGGCCGACGGTTGTAGCACCAGGTCGACGCCGGTGATGGCTTGTAGCTAAATGAGGCGTCGTTGCCGTCCCGATCGATTTGCATCTCTGTCATGAATGGATGTAGCAAAAATTCTCGCCGGTCGTAGCAAAAATTGACAACGATTGCAGCAAAAAAAGTCATCTCCGCCGTCATGGTTCGTAGCTC containing:
- the LOC125515615 gene encoding probable L-ascorbate peroxidase 8, chloroplastic; this encodes MAERLAASASLLPSAASPSSSTRRATVASGLRLRPSPSRFSQAASRGRGVAGAAGVVPRLRVVRCMAASEAAQLKSAREDIKEILKTTYCHPILVRLGWHDSGTYDKNIEEWPQRGGADGSLRFDPELSHGANAGLTSALKLIQPIKDKYPGITYADLFQLASATAIEEAGGPKLPMKYGRVDITAPEQCPPEGRLPDAGPRLPAEHLREVFYRMGLDDKEIVALSGAHTLGRSRPDRSGWGKPETKYTKDGPGEPGGQSWTAEWLKFDNSYFKDIKEQRDQELLVLPTDAALFDDPSFKVYAEKYAEDQEAFFKDYAEAHAKLSNLGAKFDPPEGFSLDDDKGAVATEEKVVADPAPTSDTNGAGPQPEPFVAAKYSYKKRELSDTMKQKIRAEYEGLGGSPNKPMKSNYFLNIMIVIAGLAFLTSLAGN